In one window of Miscanthus floridulus cultivar M001 chromosome 12, ASM1932011v1, whole genome shotgun sequence DNA:
- the LOC136495381 gene encoding putative FBD-associated F-box protein At5g56400, translating into MGVRSRSKRRRGTSAGGADRISGLGDDVLVRILELLPDEGDAVRTGALSRRWRGLWTRVNSLTFDSSRRRLKSASSDKRFLDFVHNALVQCAKTDAALEHLAISFAIMSPADDQAAKPLVLRSTNAAQEWIWKRIGLLT; encoded by the coding sequence ATGGGCGTGCGCAGCAGATCGAagcgacggcgagggacgtctgCCGGGGGCGCCGACCGGATCAGCGGCCTCGGCGACGACGTGCTGGTGCGCATCCTCGAGCTGCTGCCGGACGAGGGGGACGCGGTGCGCACGGGCGCGCTCTCGCGGCGCTGGCGCGGCCTCTGGACGCGCGTCAACTCCCTCACCTTCGACTCCAGCAGGCGGAGACTCAAAAGCGCCAGCAGCGACAAAAGGTTCCTCGACTTCGTCCACAACGCCCTCGTCCAGTGCGCCAAGACGGATGCCGCCCTCGAGCACCTGGCGATCTCATTCGCGATCATGTCTCCTGCCGACGATCAGGCAGCTAAACCGCTGGTGCTGCGGTCCACCAACGCTGCGCAAGAGTGGATTTG